A window of the Phytoactinopolyspora mesophila genome harbors these coding sequences:
- a CDS encoding ATP-dependent Clp protease ATP-binding subunit, producing MFERFTDRARRVVVLAQEEARMLNHNYIGTEHILLGLIHEGEGVAAKALESLGISLEAVRQQVEEIIGQGQQAPSGHIPFTPRAKKVLELSLREALQLGHSYIGTEHILLGLIREGEGVAAQVLVKLGADLSRVRQQVIQLLSGYQGGKEAATAGAGPQGEAPSSSLVLDQFGRNLTQAAREGKLDPVIGREREIERVMQVLSRRTKNNPVLIGEPGVGKTAVVEGLAQAIVKGEVPETLKDRHVYTLDLGALVAGSRYRGDFEERLKKVLKEIRTRGDIILFIDEIHTLVGAGAAEGAIDAASILKPMLARGELQTIGATTLDEYRKYVEKDAALERRFQPIQVQEPTLAHTIEILKGLRDRYEAHHRVSVTDGALVAAAQLADRYISDRYLPDKAIDLIDEAGARLRIRRMTAPPDLREFDDRIADVRREKETAIDSQDFEKAASLRDKEKQLIAQKIEREKQWKAGDLDVVAEVDDELIAEVLAFATGIPVFKLTEEETSRLLHMEDELHKRIIGQEDAISALSKSIRRTRAGLKDPKRPGGSFIFAGPSGVGKTELSKALAEFLFGDEESLIQLDMSEFSEKHTVSRLFGSPPGYVGYEEGGQLTEKVRRRPFSVVLFDEVEKAHPEIFNSLLQVLEDGRLTDAQGRVVDFKNTIIIMTTNLGTRDIAKGVNLGFSAAEDDEHNYDRMKSKVTEELKQHFRPEFLNRVDDIIVFHQLLQTEILRIVDLRIAEVDERLRDKDMALELTQGAKELLAEHGFDPVLGARPLRRSIQRDIEDTLSEKILFGELKAGEIVVVDVEGEGREAKFTFTGTTKSELPDLAPVEAGAAPTSASNQTDQTS from the coding sequence ATGTTCGAGAGGTTTACAGACCGCGCGAGGCGCGTCGTCGTCCTGGCTCAAGAAGAGGCCAGGATGCTCAACCACAACTACATCGGCACCGAACACATCCTTCTCGGGCTCATCCACGAGGGCGAGGGTGTGGCGGCCAAGGCGCTCGAGAGCTTGGGCATCTCGCTCGAGGCCGTGCGCCAGCAGGTCGAGGAGATCATCGGCCAAGGCCAGCAGGCGCCGAGCGGGCACATCCCGTTCACTCCGCGCGCCAAGAAGGTGCTTGAACTCAGCCTGCGTGAAGCTCTGCAGCTGGGTCACAGCTATATCGGCACCGAACACATCCTCCTCGGCCTCATTCGAGAGGGCGAGGGCGTGGCCGCGCAGGTGCTGGTCAAGCTCGGGGCCGACCTGAGTCGCGTGCGCCAGCAGGTCATCCAGTTGCTCTCCGGCTACCAGGGAGGCAAGGAAGCCGCTACCGCCGGAGCCGGGCCACAGGGTGAGGCGCCGTCCAGCTCGCTGGTGCTCGACCAGTTCGGGCGTAACCTGACGCAGGCCGCCCGCGAAGGCAAGCTCGACCCGGTCATCGGCCGGGAACGCGAGATCGAGCGTGTCATGCAGGTGCTGTCGCGCCGTACCAAGAACAACCCGGTGCTGATCGGTGAGCCCGGTGTCGGTAAGACCGCTGTGGTCGAGGGCCTGGCGCAGGCGATCGTCAAGGGCGAGGTTCCCGAGACGCTCAAGGACCGGCATGTCTACACACTCGATCTCGGTGCGCTGGTTGCCGGGTCGCGCTACCGCGGTGATTTCGAAGAGCGGCTGAAGAAGGTCCTCAAGGAGATCCGGACCCGCGGCGACATCATCCTGTTCATCGACGAGATTCACACCCTTGTCGGTGCGGGTGCCGCCGAGGGTGCCATAGACGCCGCCAGCATCTTGAAGCCGATGCTCGCCCGCGGTGAACTCCAGACCATCGGTGCTACCACGCTGGACGAGTACCGCAAGTACGTCGAGAAGGACGCCGCTCTCGAGCGCCGGTTCCAGCCCATCCAGGTGCAGGAGCCCACACTCGCGCACACCATCGAGATCCTGAAGGGTCTGCGGGACCGCTACGAGGCACACCACCGCGTATCCGTGACCGACGGCGCCCTCGTGGCCGCCGCTCAACTGGCGGATCGGTACATCTCCGACCGCTACCTTCCGGACAAGGCGATCGATCTGATCGACGAGGCCGGGGCCCGGTTGCGGATCCGTCGGATGACGGCGCCGCCGGATCTGCGCGAGTTCGACGACCGTATCGCCGACGTGCGGCGCGAGAAGGAAACGGCGATCGATTCGCAGGACTTCGAGAAGGCCGCCTCCTTGCGAGACAAGGAGAAGCAGCTGATCGCGCAGAAGATCGAGCGTGAGAAGCAGTGGAAGGCCGGCGATCTTGACGTCGTGGCTGAGGTCGACGACGAACTGATCGCTGAGGTGCTGGCGTTCGCCACCGGCATCCCGGTGTTCAAGCTGACCGAGGAGGAGACTTCCCGGCTGCTGCACATGGAAGACGAGCTGCACAAGCGCATCATCGGCCAGGAAGACGCGATTTCGGCGTTATCCAAGTCGATCCGCCGGACTCGTGCCGGGCTGAAAGACCCGAAGCGTCCGGGTGGTTCGTTCATCTTCGCCGGCCCGTCCGGTGTCGGTAAGACCGAGTTGTCCAAGGCGCTCGCCGAGTTCCTGTTCGGTGACGAAGAGTCGCTGATCCAGCTCGACATGAGTGAGTTCTCGGAGAAGCACACCGTCTCCAGGCTGTTCGGATCCCCGCCCGGCTATGTCGGTTACGAGGAAGGCGGACAGCTGACCGAGAAGGTGCGTCGGCGCCCATTCTCGGTGGTGCTGTTCGACGAGGTGGAGAAGGCCCATCCAGAGATCTTCAACTCACTGTTGCAAGTTCTGGAGGACGGTCGGCTCACCGACGCCCAAGGTCGAGTGGTGGACTTCAAGAACACCATCATCATCATGACCACCAACCTCGGTACCCGAGACATCGCCAAGGGTGTCAACCTCGGCTTCTCCGCCGCGGAGGATGACGAGCACAACTACGACCGGATGAAGTCGAAGGTCACCGAGGAGCTCAAGCAGCACTTCCGGCCCGAGTTCCTCAACCGTGTCGACGACATCATCGTCTTCCATCAGTTGTTGCAGACGGAGATCCTCCGGATCGTCGATCTGCGCATCGCGGAGGTCGACGAGCGGCTGCGCGACAAGGACATGGCCCTCGAGTTGACCCAGGGCGCCAAGGAACTGCTTGCCGAGCACGGCTTCGACCCGGTCCTGGGTGCAAGGCCGCTGCGGCGGAGCATTCAGCGCGACATCGAGGACACCCTGTCCGAGAAGATCTTGTTCGGCGAGCTCAAAGCTGGCGAGATCGTGGTGGTCGACGTTGAAGGGGAAGGCCGTGAGGCCAAGTTCACCTTTACCGGCACCACCAAGTCGGAGCTGCCGGACTTGGCTCCGGTCGAGGCTGGTGCCGCACCGACAAGCGCATCGAACCAGACGGACCAGACCAGCTGA
- a CDS encoding DUF2516 family protein, with translation MDLFGDFQALLILVLAIGALGLKGYALFDALRVPTDAFPAAGKLTKPAWLSFLVIAFVTELAFFPMRVMILTLVGTVAAAVYVIDVRPAVRAFGGGRRGSNRNEGPYGPW, from the coding sequence GTGGACTTGTTCGGTGACTTTCAGGCGCTGCTGATCCTGGTACTGGCCATTGGGGCTCTTGGGCTCAAGGGTTACGCCCTGTTCGACGCGTTGCGGGTGCCTACCGACGCGTTCCCGGCGGCTGGCAAACTGACCAAGCCGGCCTGGCTGTCCTTCCTGGTCATCGCTTTCGTGACCGAGCTCGCCTTCTTCCCGATGCGCGTGATGATCCTGACTCTCGTGGGAACTGTCGCTGCCGCGGTGTACGTCATCGATGTCCGCCCTGCTGTGCGCGCGTTCGGGGGTGGCCGGCGTGGATCGAATCGCAACGAAGGCCCGTACGGCCCCTGGTAG